The window CTGGACCTCGTAGGGGGTGCCGTGTTCTTCGTGGAGGTCCGCAGCATAGTCGAGCATCGCGGGGTCGTGGCTGCCGACGGCGACGCCATCATCGAACTCCTCGAAGGCGTATTCCAGCAGGTCGCGGTAGGCAGCATCGACGTTCTCGCCGCCCTTGTGGGCGACCGATTTCGGCTCGTCGTAGGCGCCCTTGACGAGTCGCACTTTGCCGGGCAGGTTCGCGAGGCGCTCGATGTCCTCAGCGGTCCGCTTGAGGTTCGCCTGAATGCAGACCCCGACGTCGCCGTCGGTCGCCAGCGCGTGTTCCTCGAAGGCATCGAGGGTCACGTCCGTCGTCGTGTGGTCTTCCATGTCGATCCAGACGAAGCAGTCGTGTTCCTGTCCGACTTCGACGATGCTCGCGAGGTTCTCACGGAAGGCCTCGTCGCCGACGTCGAGACCGATTTGCGAGGGCTTGACGGAGACGCAGGCGTCGACGCCCGCCTCGTCGATATCGCGGATGAGGTCCATGTACGCGCGGGCGTCCGCGTCGGCCGGCGCGCGCTTGTCGTAGTGTTCGCCGAGTAGGTTGAGGATGGCCCGAACGCCGTCGTCGTTGCAGTCCCTGACGTGGTCGATAGCCGTCGCAGCATCTTCGCCCGCGACGAAGTTGCTAGCGATAGGTGGGAGCATACTCGTAGTCGGTTGGCCAGCGGCCTCAAGCCCGTCCCGACCATGGTCGGATGGCCAAAAGAGCGCCGGAAGTTCCGGAATCCGGCGGTTAGCCGCCGAGATACAGCTGTGAGACTTCCTCGTTGTCCAGCAGGTCGTCGGCGGTGCCCTCGAAGCGGACGGTCCCCTGGTCGAGGACGTAGCCGCGGTCGGAGATGCCGAGACCCTTGGTCGCGTTCTGTTCGACCATGAGGATTGCCGTGTCCATGTCGTTGACCGCCTGCACGTCCTCGAAAACCTCGTCGGCCGTGTTGGGCGCAAGCCCGGCCGACGGCTCGTCGATGAGCAGCACGTCGGGTTCCATCACGAGCGCGCGGGCGAAAGCCAGCACCTGTCGCTGGCCCCCCGAGAGGGTCCGCGCCTTCGCGCTCTTCTTCTCGCGGAGGATCTCGAAGCGGTCGTAAAGGTCTCTCATGACCGATTCGAGGCCGTCCTTCCGGGCGACGCCGCCCATGCGGAGGTTCTCGTCGATGGTCAGCGACCCGAACACGTTGTCGGTCTGGGGGACGTAGCCGATGCCCTCACGAACGATGTTTTCGGGCGCCATCCCGCTGATGTCGCGGCCGTGGTAGGTGACCGACCCCTCCCACGGCGTCAGCATGCCGAAGGCCGTCTTGAGGACAGTCGACTTGCCGGCGCCGTTCGGGCCGATGAGACAGACGATTTCGCCCGCATCGAGATGCAGGGTGAGGTCGTCGAGAACCTGTACCTCGCCGTAGCCGCCGTCGACGTCCGACAGCGACAGTACGTGGTCGGCGCTCACGTGCCACCTCCGAGGTACGCCTCGATGACACGGGGGTCGGACTGGACCCGCTGGGGCGGCCCCTCCATGAGGACGCTGCCCTGGTCGAGGACGACGACGGGGTCGGCCAGTTTCATGACGAACTCCATGTCGTGTTCGATGAGCAGGAAGGTCGTGCCCTGCTCGTTGAGGCGGCGAATCTGGTCGGCGAGTTTGTTCCGGAGCGTCGGGTTGACGCCGGCGACTGGTTCGTCGAGCAGGAGGATTTCCGGCTCGGCCAGCATGGCGCGGGCCAACTCGACCAGTTTCATCTGCCCGCCGGAGATGTCAGTGGCGGGCTGGGTCGCGAGGTGGTCGATTTCGAACTCCTCGAGGATGCGCTGGGCGTCTTCGAGGTTCTTCGATTCGTGTTCGCCGACGGCGCCGGGCGAGGTGAACAGTTTGATAAAGGACTCGCCGGGCTGGCTGCGCGGGCCGACGAGCATCGCCTCGCGGACGGTCATCCCTTCCAGTTTCCGCGGCGTCTGGAACGTGCGGATGAGGCCGTGGTCGGCCACCTGGTAGGGTTCGGCGCCGGTGACGTCGGTGCCGTTGACGGTGACGGTGCCGCCGTCCGGTTCGTAGAACCCCGAAATGAGGTTGAAGATGGTCGATTTGCCGGCGCCGTTCGGCCCGATGAGGCCGGTAATCGTCCCGCGTTCGACCGAGAAGGTGGCGTGGTCGGTCGCGACGAGGCCACCGAAGCGCTTCTGGAGGTCCTCGACGTGCAGGACGACGTTGTCGTATTCGGAATCAGTCGATTCGTCGGTGTCATCGAATTCGGACTCACTCATTGTCTTCACCTGCCTTCACGTCACGAACGCCGGAGTCGGGTCGTTCCGGCGCGGCGTCGTCGATGGAACTCGGCCAGATGAGTTCCCGCTGTGGCGGCAACACACCCTGCGGTCGGAACCGCATGACGAGGATGATGATGACGCCGATGAGCAACAGGCGCAGCGGCGCGACGTCGAACGGCAGCGGGACGTATCGCACCGGCGAGATGCCGACGGGAATCATGATTTCGTTGAGGAACCGCGTGCCCTCGCGGATGGCGACGACTATGATGCCGCCGAAGAGCGCGCCGCGGTTCGAGCCGCTGCCGCCGAGGATGACCGCGACCCAGACGTAGAACGTCGTAATCGGGTCGAGGTCGCCGGGGCTGACATAGAGGTTCAGATGCGCGTAGAAGACGCCCGCAAGCGCCATGATGAGGCTCCCGAGGACGAACGACTGCATCTTGAACGAGTAGGTGTTCTTCCCGAGCGCTCGCGCGAGGTCCTCGTCGGAGCGAATCGTCCGGAGGACGCGCCCCCACGGCGAGCGGTGAGCACGCTTGAGGACGGCGTAACTGCCGCCGGCAAGCGCCAACACGAGCGCGACGTTCAAAAGCGCGCGCCAGAACGAGGAATCGAGCACGATGGGCGACCCGGGGATGATGAGTATCTCCAGGCCGGGCATCGCGCTCGGGAACGTCGCCAGAAGCGGCCACCCTTCGAAGAAACTCGGGATGCCGCGAACCCCGGCGCTGCCGTTGGTCCATTCGCGCTCGTTGAGAACGACGAGGCGGACGACTTCGGCGAGGCCGAGCGAGGCAATCGCGAGATAATCCGCGCGGAGTCGCAGCGTCGGCACGCCGATGAGGACCGCCAGCACGGCCGCAAGAATCAACGCGACGACGAGGCCGAACACCGGCAGGTAATCGCCGGCAATCGGCGAGGTGTTCCCGCTCATGAGGGCCGCACCGTAGGCGCCGACGCCGAAGAAGGCGGCGACGCTGAAGTTGATGAGGCCGGTAAAGCCCCACTGGGAGTTCAGGCCGAAGGACAGCAGCGCGTACATCCCCGCGAGACCGACGACGTACAGGAAGTACGTCGGGCCGAGCCAGCCGGTCACGAGGCCGATGAAGAGGAGGAACGCGAACGCGCCGATGAGGACGGTGACGCCCTGTTCGGGTTTCGTGAGATTCCCCCAGAACTCGCCGGGGGCGGAACGGAGACTCATCTCAGGCCCCCTCCCCGTCGCCAGCGATACCGTTCGGACGCACGAGCAGGACGGCCACCATGATGACGAACGCGATGGCGTTGGCGTACTCGATGCCGATGGTGATGCCGACGCTGTCGGGAACGTACGGGACGTACGACCCGAAGTCGGTGAGAAGCCGGATATCGGAGAGGATCGGTGTCAGTTGGTTTATCATGCCGATGAGGAAGCCGCCGAGGACGGCCCCGTAGACCGATCCGATACCGCCGAGGATGACCGCCGCGAAGATGATGAGCAAGAGGTTAAAGCCCATCCGGGGAGCCAGCTGGTTGAAGAGGCCGAGGAAGACGCCGCCGGCACCGGCGAGGCCGGCGCCGATGACCCACGCGACGAGTTTGACGCGGTCGGTTCGGATGCCGCTGACCCGCGCGAGGTCGGGGTTGTCGGCCATCGCACGCATCTTCCGGCCGAGGTCGGTATGCTGCAACAGCAGGTGCAGGCCGACGACGAGCACGGCCGCCGTAATCACGATTGCGACGTCGTGTTCGGTGATGCGGATGCCGTAGGGAATGAGCCACTCGATGGGGCGTAGCGTCGGGAGGTCGTACCGCGTGAAGTCGGCGCCGAAGCCCATCTGGATGATGGCCCGATAGACGAAGGCGACGCCGATGGAGGTGATGAGCATCCCGATAGAGCCCACGTCGAGCGGTTCGTAGATGATTCGGTCCGTAATCACCGCAACGACGACGGCGACGACCATCCCGACCAGCAGCGCGATGAAAAAGCCGAGCGGGAGGCTCAGGATGCCGCCGGTGATGCCGCCGATGGCGCCGAAGGTGACGAAGGCCCCGTAGGCGCCGACGGTCATCGTGTCCCCGTGGGCGAAGTTGGCGAAATCCGCGATGCTGTAAATCAACGAGAGGCCGATACTCCCGAGGACGATGATGCTGCTGAACACCAGGCCGTTCGCCAGATATTCGAGAAGGGCCATTGGTGGATTACGACTCGATGAAGCCGGTGCCGACGTAGTCGTGGTCTTCCACAGTCAGGATTTGCAGGTAGCCGACGGGGTCGCCGTCCTCGTTGAAGTCGATGGGACCGCTAACACCCTGATAGTCGACGTCGCTCGGGGTGCCGCCGTCGGCGAGAATCTGGCTTGCGGCCTCGAAGGAGGTCACTTTCTCGCCCTCGGGACGGGAGACCTCCCGGACGGTCTCCTGCAGCGCGGCGCCGGAGAACTCGTCGGCGGCCTGAATCGCCAGCGCCGCGTTGACGACGCAGTCGTAGGCGTAGGCGGCCCACGCGGTCGGCTGCTGGTCGTATTCCGCCTCGAAGGCGCTGGCGAACTCCTGGTAGTTCTCCTGGTCGACGGGCGCGGAGGGGACGACGATTTTCATGCCGTCCATGCTGCCTTCGGGGGTGTTCTCGAGGACGTTGTCGCCGGAGACGGAGTCGGCGCCGTAAAACTGGGCCTCGTAGCCGCTGGAGTAGGCCTCGTTGACCATCGTCGCGAACTCCGCCTGATAGGTGATGAACAGCCACGCCTCGGCCCCGGAGTCGTTCATCTCGGAGATGACGCTGGAGTAGGACTGCTGTTCCTGGTCGTGCGGGGAGTTGTAGACGACGTCGCCCTCGTAGGCATCGACGAAGGCGTCGGTGAGGCTCTGGCCGTAGTCGTTGTTGACGTAGGTGACCGCGATCTCGTCGTAGCCGTCCTCCGCGATGATGTTCGAGAGCGCGAGCGACTGGGTGCGACCGGTCGGTGACATCCGAAGCAGGCCGGGGAACTCCGTCAGATTGAGCCCCGTAGAGTTCTGGCTCAACTGGACGACGTCGGTGCTCTCGATGACGCTCTCGTAAATCGCCAAGGAGACGCCGGACCCGACCGCGCCGATGAGGAACGGCACGTCGTCCTGATTGACGAGTTTCTGGGCGGCCGAAACCCCGCCCTGACTCTCGGATTCGTCGTCCTCGACGGTAATCGCCAGTTCGCGGCCGTCGATGGTGACGTCGTTGACGCGGCCGAGCGCGAGGTCCTTCCCCCGCTGGTTCCGTTCGCCGAAGGCCGACAGCGACCCGGTCAGCGAATCGACCATCCCGATGGTGTAGGGGCCCGTCCCGTCACCGTTGCCGTTTCCGTTGCCGTTGCCCGTCTGACTGATACAGCCAGCCAGCGCCGCGAGGCCGGCCGCACCGGACGCCTTCAACAAGGTCCGTCGGTTCGTACTGCTAGTGGTATCCTCACTCATGGTGTATCTACGAGTACAGTAGGACAACAAGCAGGGTCAATCCGCACCCTCCCATGGTCGGGGTGGGCCGTAAATCAGGGGAAACCGCCCGCAAACGGCCGATTGCGGCAGGTCACCCATAGCGCAGAACCGCGACCCGGGTCGCGGGCAGTCCGAGAACGGTTACTGTGTGGCGTCCAGTCCCGAGACGGCCGCCCGAATCGCGTCGTCGGAGGCGTCGACCATCCCGATGAAACTCGCGAAGCCGTGAATCATCGACTCGTAGTGGGCGTGGAAGACGTCGACGCCGTCGGCTTCGAGCGCCTCGGCGTACTCGATACCCTCATCGCGCAGCGGGTCGAACCCGGCGGTCACGACCGTCGCCGATGGCAGCCCCGAGAGGTCGTCGGCCAAAAGCGGCGCGAGGTACTCGTTGCGGTAGTGGACCGCCGACTGGACGTACTGGTCGTGGAACCACTCCATCGTATCGCGTTCGAGGAAGTACCCCTCGGCGTTCTCCTCGCGACTCGGATACTCCTCGAAGGGCGACCCACAGACCGGATAGAAGAGCACCTGATGGGCGATGTCCGGACCTGTCTCCTCGCTCGTGACGTTTCGCTCGACGTCGCGGGCCATCAGCGAGACGCCCGTCGAGAGGTTCGCGCCCGCGCTGTCGCCGCCGACCGCGACCGTCCCGTTGCCGTTGGCGATATCGGGGTTTTCCGTTATCCATTCGGTCACCGCGTAGGCGTCCTCCAGCGCCGCCGGGAACGGGTGTTCCGGCGCCAGCCGGTAATCCACCGAAATCACGTTCCAGCCGCTCTCGTCGGCCAGTTTCTGACAGATGTTGTCGTGGGTGTCCAGTCCGCCGACGACGAACCCGCCACCGTGGAAGTAGACCACCACCGGCCGTTCGCCCTCGCCCGCGAGATAGACGCGCGCGTCCAACTCGCCGTCGGCGCCCGGCACCCGCGTATCGAACTCGTCGTAAACCTCGTGGGAGGGCGTGAACGCCGATACCGCGTCGAACTGCTGGCGTGCCATCTCGACGCCGACCTCTTCGAAGTTCGGCGTGTCAGAGACCATATCCAGAATCGGCTTCAACTGCTGGTGTGGCTCGTCTGCTTCGTTTGCCATGGTTTCGCGTGCTCGTGGAGCCACTTGAGCGTACTCCCATCCGCAGAAACGTCTTTTAATAAGCGCAGGTCAAACCGGCCGAGGGCTTCGAAGGTCGTGGCCCCGTTCGAGGACGAAATTCGAAGAGAGAATCGCCGAATGCCCGGTCAGAAAACTTCGTCGGCGATAAAGCGGTCGTCGTCGGTGTGGCCGCGGACGGTGACTTCCTGCCCGAGGTGGACATCGGCGTCGGTTTCGACGTGGACCGTCTCCTCGCCGGTGTCCAGAATCACGGGGTCACCGGGCTGGACGACGGTGCCGGTGACGGTCTCCTCCTCGACCTCGGTCGCGCCGCCGCTCTCGCCGTCGCTGCCGCTGGAACTCGACCCGCCATCCGAACCCGAAGAGGGCGAGGAGCCGTCGGCGAACTGGTCGAGGCCCGCCGAATCGCCGCCGCGGTCCGGTTCGGCGCCGTCGATGACCGTCACCGTCGAACGCCAGCCGGCGGAGGCTTCGAGGTCGTCCTGCCAGCCCTCCTGAATCTCGACGTCGGCACAGAACACCTCGTCGCCGGGACCGAGGTCGATATCGGCCTTGTCGCCCCACAGCGCGACGCGGATGTCGCCGGTCTGGTCCTGCACGCGGATGTTACGGACCTGCCCCTCCGAGCCGTCGTCGCGGTCGAAGGTGCGCTTGGGGTCCGCCGAACGGACGACCCCCGCGATGTCCGCCTCCTCGTCCAGTTCCAGCGAGCCGATATCGGTAGCGTCGGGGACGAACTCGACGGCCTCGTCGAGTTCGTCGATTTCGCTGCGCTCGCCGACGTGGAGTTCGAGGTTGCCGTCCCGCTCGCGGACGTAGCCGTCGATAATCTCGATGCTCTGTCCGGCATCGAGTTCGTTCGCGAGGTCGGCCTTGTCGTCCCAGAGGGTGACGCGCACGCGGCCGGTCTCGTCGCCCAGCGTGACGTTCGAGACGCGGCCCTCGCTGCCGTCGTCGCGGTCGAAAGTTCGGATGGAATCGGAATCGAGGACGACGCCGCGGAGATTCACGTCGGACTGGCCGAGGGTCAACGAGTCGATGGTCGACTCGCCGTCGAGGTCGATATCGATGTCGGCCTCCTCGTCCGGTTCGACGCGGTCGGCGTTGACCTCGACGCCGTTGTAGCCGTCCTTGGGGCGGCCCTTGATTCGCATGACTTGCCCGCGTTCGAGTTCTTCCTTGGCGGCGACGGCGTCGTCGTCCCACAGCGCGGCCCGGATGGTGCCGGATTCGTCGGCGAGTTCGAGGTTCAGAACGTGGCCGTCCTCGTCGTCACCGTCGCGTTCGAACGTTTTCAGTTCGCCGACGCTGACGATTTTGCCGAGGAACTTCACCTCCTCGAGGCCGGCTTCGATGTCCGCGATGGTGTCGACCTCGCCGCCGTCGAGGTCGTGTGCGATGAGCATCGCGGCGGTTTCCTCGTCCGCCAGTCCCCCCATCTGTTCGACCTTCGCCTCGACGGCCTCGCGGAACTCCTCCTCGGAGACGTCGGCCTCTAGGTCCGCATAGATGTCCTCGATAGCGCCCATTGCTACGGAAGGCAAGCACGGGCTCCCGAAAAGCGTTGTCGTTGTCGGTGCGACAGGGTGGGTTCGATAGTCGGCATACGCTCGTTGGTCGCGCTATCGGTCAAAAACCCTCGGGCGACTATCGACCGCTGATGGACCAGCTGCCGTCCTCGAACTCCGCGATGGCGTCGAACAGCGAGGTCAGCGTTGCCACGGCCTGGTCGTCGTGGGCGCCGGGGTCCATGTGGTAGTAGGCCGTCGCACCGACCGTCTGGACGCGGTTGGCGAGCACGTGGAGAAAGCGGAAGGCCCGCTGGAGGTCGACGTACTGCAGCAGAACCGTCAGCGAATCGAAGGTCAACACGGTCTGGTCGGTTCCCTCGTCGGCGAGATACTCGCTTATCGTAATCCCCAGCCCCGTCAGGTCGGTCGGGCTCTTGAGGCAGGCGACCGTGTTCGGCCCCCGATGGGCCGTCCGGGGCGAGTCCCCGGAGACCGACCGCGTCGTCTC of the Natronomonas halophila genome contains:
- a CDS encoding DUF7504 family protein, with translation MARGDAVSEPVDSGGETGLDGASNVLVLSSTMDGDARASYYQTLLPGPPESLDVLAIDYRQSPDQWLDEWDRRMGARPKRCTIVSVDETTRSVSGDSPRTAHRGPNTVACLKSPTDLTGLGITISEYLADEGTDQTVLTFDSLTVLLQYVDLQRAFRFLHVLANRVQTVGATAYYHMDPGAHDDQAVATLTSLFDAIAEFEDGSWSISGR
- a CDS encoding ABC transporter substrate-binding protein — protein: MSEDTTSSTNRRTLLKASGAAGLAALAGCISQTGNGNGNGNGDGTGPYTIGMVDSLTGSLSAFGERNQRGKDLALGRVNDVTIDGRELAITVEDDESESQGGVSAAQKLVNQDDVPFLIGAVGSGVSLAIYESVIESTDVVQLSQNSTGLNLTEFPGLLRMSPTGRTQSLALSNIIAEDGYDEIAVTYVNNDYGQSLTDAFVDAYEGDVVYNSPHDQEQQSYSSVISEMNDSGAEAWLFITYQAEFATMVNEAYSSGYEAQFYGADSVSGDNVLENTPEGSMDGMKIVVPSAPVDQENYQEFASAFEAEYDQQPTAWAAYAYDCVVNAALAIQAADEFSGAALQETVREVSRPEGEKVTSFEAASQILADGGTPSDVDYQGVSGPIDFNEDGDPVGYLQILTVEDHDYVGTGFIES
- a CDS encoding alpha/beta hydrolase, which produces MANEADEPHQQLKPILDMVSDTPNFEEVGVEMARQQFDAVSAFTPSHEVYDEFDTRVPGADGELDARVYLAGEGERPVVVYFHGGGFVVGGLDTHDNICQKLADESGWNVISVDYRLAPEHPFPAALEDAYAVTEWITENPDIANGNGTVAVGGDSAGANLSTGVSLMARDVERNVTSEETGPDIAHQVLFYPVCGSPFEEYPSREENAEGYFLERDTMEWFHDQYVQSAVHYRNEYLAPLLADDLSGLPSATVVTAGFDPLRDEGIEYAEALEADGVDVFHAHYESMIHGFASFIGMVDASDDAIRAAVSGLDATQ
- a CDS encoding branched-chain amino acid ABC transporter permease → MSLRSAPGEFWGNLTKPEQGVTVLIGAFAFLLFIGLVTGWLGPTYFLYVVGLAGMYALLSFGLNSQWGFTGLINFSVAAFFGVGAYGAALMSGNTSPIAGDYLPVFGLVVALILAAVLAVLIGVPTLRLRADYLAIASLGLAEVVRLVVLNEREWTNGSAGVRGIPSFFEGWPLLATFPSAMPGLEILIIPGSPIVLDSSFWRALLNVALVLALAGGSYAVLKRAHRSPWGRVLRTIRSDEDLARALGKNTYSFKMQSFVLGSLIMALAGVFYAHLNLYVSPGDLDPITTFYVWVAVILGGSGSNRGALFGGIIVVAIREGTRFLNEIMIPVGISPVRYVPLPFDVAPLRLLLIGVIIILVMRFRPQGVLPPQRELIWPSSIDDAAPERPDSGVRDVKAGEDNE
- a CDS encoding ABC transporter ATP-binding protein — protein: MSESEFDDTDESTDSEYDNVVLHVEDLQKRFGGLVATDHATFSVERGTITGLIGPNGAGKSTIFNLISGFYEPDGGTVTVNGTDVTGAEPYQVADHGLIRTFQTPRKLEGMTVREAMLVGPRSQPGESFIKLFTSPGAVGEHESKNLEDAQRILEEFEIDHLATQPATDISGGQMKLVELARAMLAEPEILLLDEPVAGVNPTLRNKLADQIRRLNEQGTTFLLIEHDMEFVMKLADPVVVLDQGSVLMEGPPQRVQSDPRVIEAYLGGGT
- a CDS encoding single-stranded DNA binding protein, yielding MGAIEDIYADLEADVSEEEFREAVEAKVEQMGGLADEETAAMLIAHDLDGGEVDTIADIEAGLEEVKFLGKIVSVGELKTFERDGDDEDGHVLNLELADESGTIRAALWDDDAVAAKEELERGQVMRIKGRPKDGYNGVEVNADRVEPDEEADIDIDLDGESTIDSLTLGQSDVNLRGVVLDSDSIRTFDRDDGSEGRVSNVTLGDETGRVRVTLWDDKADLANELDAGQSIEIIDGYVRERDGNLELHVGERSEIDELDEAVEFVPDATDIGSLELDEEADIAGVVRSADPKRTFDRDDGSEGQVRNIRVQDQTGDIRVALWGDKADIDLGPGDEVFCADVEIQEGWQDDLEASAGWRSTVTVIDGAEPDRGGDSAGLDQFADGSSPSSGSDGGSSSSGSDGESGGATEVEEETVTGTVVQPGDPVILDTGEETVHVETDADVHLGQEVTVRGHTDDDRFIADEVF
- a CDS encoding proline dehydrogenase family protein — encoded protein: MLPPIASNFVAGEDAATAIDHVRDCNDDGVRAILNLLGEHYDKRAPADADARAYMDLIRDIDEAGVDACVSVKPSQIGLDVGDEAFRENLASIVEVGQEHDCFVWIDMEDHTTTDVTLDAFEEHALATDGDVGVCIQANLKRTAEDIERLANLPGKVRLVKGAYDEPKSVAHKGGENVDAAYRDLLEYAFEEFDDGVAVGSHDPAMLDYAADLHEEHGTPYEVQMLMGVREGAQRNLAAEGVPTYQYVPYGNKWFSYFYRRIRERKSNALFALRAVIGR
- a CDS encoding ABC transporter ATP-binding protein, with amino-acid sequence MSADHVLSLSDVDGGYGEVQVLDDLTLHLDAGEIVCLIGPNGAGKSTVLKTAFGMLTPWEGSVTYHGRDISGMAPENIVREGIGYVPQTDNVFGSLTIDENLRMGGVARKDGLESVMRDLYDRFEILREKKSAKARTLSGGQRQVLAFARALVMEPDVLLIDEPSAGLAPNTADEVFEDVQAVNDMDTAILMVEQNATKGLGISDRGYVLDQGTVRFEGTADDLLDNEEVSQLYLGG
- a CDS encoding branched-chain amino acid ABC transporter permease, whose translation is MALLEYLANGLVFSSIIVLGSIGLSLIYSIADFANFAHGDTMTVGAYGAFVTFGAIGGITGGILSLPLGFFIALLVGMVVAVVVAVITDRIIYEPLDVGSIGMLITSIGVAFVYRAIIQMGFGADFTRYDLPTLRPIEWLIPYGIRITEHDVAIVITAAVLVVGLHLLLQHTDLGRKMRAMADNPDLARVSGIRTDRVKLVAWVIGAGLAGAGGVFLGLFNQLAPRMGFNLLLIIFAAVILGGIGSVYGAVLGGFLIGMINQLTPILSDIRLLTDFGSYVPYVPDSVGITIGIEYANAIAFVIMVAVLLVRPNGIAGDGEGA